The nucleotide sequence ATCGGCCGCTGCGCCTGGGTGGGTGGTGTTTCTGGCGTTGAGCGTGATGTGATCCCGTTTGGCATGGTGATGGGTAATCGCGCATGGCTGGCCGGGCTGAATATCGTCGGCTTGAAGCGCCGGGGCTATGATCGCTCCGAAATTCACCGTCTGCGCGCGGCGTTCCGCATCCTGTATCGTGATACCTCCGTCGATGACGGGGTGTTTCAGGAGCGTGTACAGCGTGTTTCCACGGAATACGGCGAGGATCGTCTGATCGCGGAGATGCTGGCATTTATCGCGGCTCCCAGTCATCGTGGTCTGATCCGTAATGGCGTGCGTGATGACGGGGCTGAGCCGGCCTGATCCAGTCTGGCCCATGTCACTGAGGCTGTTCTTGAGGGAGGTCTCATGGCTGGCTCTTCGATGCCGGATATGAAGGTGGCCTTGGATGCGCCGCCTGCGCTCGGTATTATTGCAGGCAGTGGTGATCTGCCGGGGCGTGTCGCTGCTGCTGCAAGGCGTGCCGGTCGAGATGTTTTCATCATCGCTGTGGAAGGCCATGCCGAGCCTGCTGTCGTTGGCTCTTATTCTCATGCTTTTGTCCGTGTCGGAGCGGCCGGACGTATTCTGTCCCTGTTGAAACAGGCTGGATGCCGCGATCTGGTGCTGGTCGGGCCGGTCAAGCGTCCCTCTATCCTGCAGTTGCGTCCCGATGCGGAAGGGACCCGCATTCTGGCACGGATCGGCAAGGCTGCCTTTGCCGGGGATGATGGATTGCTGGCGGCTGTGGTGCGGGTGCTGGCCGAGGAAGGCTTTCAGGTCATTGGTGCTCATGATGTGCTGACTGATATTGTGGGGCCGACGGGTGTGATGACCAGAGCAGTGCCTGATGAGACGGCCCGTGGGGATATTGCCCGTGGAATTGCGGTGGTGCAGGCGCTTGGGGCGGTTGATGTCGGACAGGGCTGCGTGGTGCAGCAGGGGATTGCGCTGGCGGTCGAGGCCATTGAGGGCACGGATGCGATGCTGACCCGCAGCGCGACGGTTGCCCGACCGGGACCGGGTGGTGTTCTGGTCAAGCTGGTCAAACCCGGTCAGGATCGCAGGGCCGATCTGCCGACCCTAGGCCCGCGCACGGTACAGACAGCCATTGAGGCCGGGCTGCGCGGCATTGCGTTCGAGGCAGGGGGCACGATCCTGACTGCCCAGGCGGAGATGGTGCGTCTGGCGGATGAAGGTGGTCTTTTTCTGATCGGAATCGATCCTGCTGCGTTTAAACCGGACATTGCCTGAACAGGAGACGCTCATGCTGAAGGGCCGCATGCTTCACACGATGGTCCGTGTCCGCAATCTGGATGCCAGCGTTCGTTTTTATACGGACTTGCTGGGGATGAAGGTTTTGCGCCGCAGTGAGAATGAAGCCGGACGCTACACACTGGTTTTCGTAGGATATGGGGCGACGCCGGATGATGGCAGTCTGGAGCTGACCTATAATTGGGGTCAGGATGAAGGCTATGATCTCGGTACAGGATATGGCCACATCGCCATCGGCGTTCCGGATGTGGCGGCTGCGTGTGAGGCGATCCGTCAGGGTGGAGGCC is from Granulibacter bethesdensis and encodes:
- a CDS encoding LpxI family protein — its product is MAGSSMPDMKVALDAPPALGIIAGSGDLPGRVAAAARRAGRDVFIIAVEGHAEPAVVGSYSHAFVRVGAAGRILSLLKQAGCRDLVLVGPVKRPSILQLRPDAEGTRILARIGKAAFAGDDGLLAAVVRVLAEEGFQVIGAHDVLTDIVGPTGVMTRAVPDETARGDIARGIAVVQALGAVDVGQGCVVQQGIALAVEAIEGTDAMLTRSATVARPGPGGVLVKLVKPGQDRRADLPTLGPRTVQTAIEAGLRGIAFEAGGTILTAQAEMVRLADEGGLFLIGIDPAAFKPDIA
- the gloA gene encoding lactoylglutathione lyase; translation: MLKGRMLHTMVRVRNLDASVRFYTDLLGMKVLRRSENEAGRYTLVFVGYGATPDDGSLELTYNWGQDEGYDLGTGYGHIAIGVPDVAAACEAIRQGGGHVTREAGPVKGGTTVIAFVEDPDGYKIELIERP